The following DNA comes from Chloroherpetonaceae bacterium.
CTTAAATCAACAATGGCTGTAACACCATCCGATGTACGACATATTGCCAAATTGGCACGGCTCTCCCTGAGTGAAACCGAAGAAATTTCGATGACAGACGAACTCAATTCCATTCTCAAGTATGTTGAAAAGCTTGATGAGCTTGATACGACCAATGTTGAACCCCTCATCACGATTGGCGATCGGGTTAATGTTTTAAGAGATGATATTCCACAGCCTTCACTTCCCACTTCAGAGGCTTTGAAGAATGCGCCGGATTCACAAGATCGCTTTTTCAAAGTGCCAAAAGTGATTAGCGGACAAGGGTCTTAACTTTGATGCGT
Coding sequences within:
- the gatC gene encoding Asp-tRNA(Asn)/Glu-tRNA(Gln) amidotransferase subunit GatC, translated to MAVTPSDVRHIAKLARLSLSETEEISMTDELNSILKYVEKLDELDTTNVEPLITIGDRVNVLRDDIPQPSLPTSEALKNAPDSQDRFFKVPKVISGQGS